A window of Pseudodesulfovibrio hydrargyri contains these coding sequences:
- a CDS encoding DUF6848 family protein has translation MAENTPKATEYMELKHEFFDRFKDEDVSFIFHFKRPSTPQVNRVQKTVLKNAGQAFRNLIMETVRPEERDRLKTALDDYSGLASTFGGALMGSCGFGDLGN, from the coding sequence ATGGCAGAGAACACCCCCAAGGCGACGGAGTACATGGAGCTGAAGCACGAATTCTTCGACCGTTTCAAGGACGAGGACGTGAGCTTCATCTTCCACTTCAAGCGCCCCTCCACGCCCCAGGTCAATCGGGTGCAGAAGACCGTGCTCAAGAACGCGGGCCAGGCCTTCCGCAACCTGATCATGGAAACGGTCCGGCCCGAGGAAAGGGACCGGCTCAAAACGGCCCTGGACGACTACTCCGGCCTCGCCTCCACCTTCGGCGGCGCGCTCATGGGTTCGTGCGGCTTCGGTGATCTGGGAAACTGA